A genomic region of Salvelinus alpinus chromosome 12, SLU_Salpinus.1, whole genome shotgun sequence contains the following coding sequences:
- the smug1 gene encoding single-strand selective monofunctional uracil DNA glycosylase isoform X1: MQLLVFVSEKHPLRMDKHELKRVGEGDAEKHEPDENNVCSLTLGPGLMLDGSTVASRFLHVELELNVHLRRLSFSEPVHYIYNPLEYAWEPHRCFVETYCRGGQSILFLGMNPGPFGMAQTGVPFGEVNYVRDWLKITGEVGHPPSEHPKRLIKGLACIQSEVSGARFWGFFRKLCGEPDVFFRHFFVHNLCPLMFMGTTGKNLTPPELVIGEREALLALCDMALCQAVAALGVTMVIGVGRVAEQRARRALSAAGMEVRVEGIMHPSPRNPLANKGWEAVAKAKLEELGVLSLLTM; this comes from the exons ATGCAATTGCTGGTCTTTGTTTCCGAAAAACATCCGCTCAGAATGGACAAACATGAACTCAAAAG GGTTGGAGAGGGAGATGCGGAGAAACACGAACCGGATGAGAACAACGTTTGTTCACTCACTCTGGGTCCGGGGTTGATGTTGGATGGTTCCACGGTAGCCTCTCGTTTTCTGCACGTAGAGTTGGAGCTGAATGTTCACCTTCGCCGGCTGTCGTTCAGTGAGCCGGTGCACTACATCTACAACCCGCTGGAGTATGCCTGGGAACCGCACCGCTGCTTCGTTGAGACGTACTGTCGCGGCGGACAGAGTATTCTCTTCCTGGGGATGAACCCGGGACCCTTCGGCATGGCTCAGACCGGG GTACCCTTTGGTGAGGTAAACTATGTCCGTGATTGGCTGAAAATCACTGGGGAGGTTGGACATCCCCCTTCGGAGCACCCAAAGCGACTAATCAAAGGCCTGGCCTGCATTCAGAGCGAAGTGAGTGGCGCCCGTTTCTGGGGCTTCTTCCGCAAGCTGTGTGGTGAGCCAGATGTGTTCTTCCGCCATTTTTTCGTACATAACCTGTGCCCACTTATGTTCATGGGTACCACCGGCAAGAACTTAACACCCCCCGAGCTGGTCATTGGGGAACGTGAGGCCCTCCTGGCTCTCTGTGACATGGCACTGTGCCAGGCTGTGGCTGCCCTTGGCGTCACCATGGTGATTGGGGTTGGCAGAGTGGCAGAGCAGCGAGCGCGGCGAGCCCTCTCTGCGGCGGGCATGGAGGTACGGGTGGAGGGCATCATGCACCCATCCCCCAGGAACCCGTTGGCCAATAAGGGCTGGGAGGCAGTAGCCAAGGCCAAGCTGGAGGAACTGGGTGTCCTATCCCTGCTGACCATGTGA
- the smug1 gene encoding single-strand selective monofunctional uracil DNA glycosylase isoform X2, with translation MLDGSTVASRFLHVELELNVHLRRLSFSEPVHYIYNPLEYAWEPHRCFVETYCRGGQSILFLGMNPGPFGMAQTGVPFGEVNYVRDWLKITGEVGHPPSEHPKRLIKGLACIQSEVSGARFWGFFRKLCGEPDVFFRHFFVHNLCPLMFMGTTGKNLTPPELVIGEREALLALCDMALCQAVAALGVTMVIGVGRVAEQRARRALSAAGMEVRVEGIMHPSPRNPLANKGWEAVAKAKLEELGVLSLLTM, from the exons ATGTTGGATGGTTCCACGGTAGCCTCTCGTTTTCTGCACGTAGAGTTGGAGCTGAATGTTCACCTTCGCCGGCTGTCGTTCAGTGAGCCGGTGCACTACATCTACAACCCGCTGGAGTATGCCTGGGAACCGCACCGCTGCTTCGTTGAGACGTACTGTCGCGGCGGACAGAGTATTCTCTTCCTGGGGATGAACCCGGGACCCTTCGGCATGGCTCAGACCGGG GTACCCTTTGGTGAGGTAAACTATGTCCGTGATTGGCTGAAAATCACTGGGGAGGTTGGACATCCCCCTTCGGAGCACCCAAAGCGACTAATCAAAGGCCTGGCCTGCATTCAGAGCGAAGTGAGTGGCGCCCGTTTCTGGGGCTTCTTCCGCAAGCTGTGTGGTGAGCCAGATGTGTTCTTCCGCCATTTTTTCGTACATAACCTGTGCCCACTTATGTTCATGGGTACCACCGGCAAGAACTTAACACCCCCCGAGCTGGTCATTGGGGAACGTGAGGCCCTCCTGGCTCTCTGTGACATGGCACTGTGCCAGGCTGTGGCTGCCCTTGGCGTCACCATGGTGATTGGGGTTGGCAGAGTGGCAGAGCAGCGAGCGCGGCGAGCCCTCTCTGCGGCGGGCATGGAGGTACGGGTGGAGGGCATCATGCACCCATCCCCCAGGAACCCGTTGGCCAATAAGGGCTGGGAGGCAGTAGCCAAGGCCAAGCTGGAGGAACTGGGTGTCCTATCCCTGCTGACCATGTGA